One stretch of Tepiditoga spiralis DNA includes these proteins:
- the sufU gene encoding Fe-S cluster assembly sulfur transfer protein SufU produces MSIEDLYTDIILDYAKNKKFKKEIKNAWHEHGKNLSCGDELELYVKLEDGVIKDASYTGHGCIVSQASASIMCESIKGKKLSEAKKIVQNVLNMAQGNEYNEEVVGDIEIFEDISNYPMRVKCFTLSWHTFDTVLKNAEVKKDD; encoded by the coding sequence ATGTCTATTGAAGATTTATATACAGATATAATCTTAGATTATGCAAAAAATAAAAAATTTAAAAAAGAAATAAAAAATGCTTGGCATGAACATGGTAAAAACTTATCTTGTGGTGATGAATTAGAACTGTATGTAAAATTAGAAGATGGTGTAATAAAAGATGCATCTTACACAGGTCATGGTTGTATAGTAAGTCAAGCTTCTGCATCCATAATGTGTGAAAGTATAAAAGGGAAAAAACTTTCAGAAGCAAAAAAAATAGTACAAAATGTTTTAAATATGGCACAAGGAAATGAATACAATGAAGAAGTTGTTGGAGATATAGAAATATTTGAAGATATTTCTAATTATCCAATGAGAGTAAAATGTTTTACTTTATCGTGGCATACATTTGATACAGTTTTAAAAAATGCGGAGGTGAAAAAAGATGATTAA
- the sufD gene encoding Fe-S cluster assembly protein SufD codes for MKTIFEKPINMVHKNFKGIEPEPKQIKSENDYNETELQMAIEYTENEDMKKYRKIKFEAYKKWDFPIWKRARLKGYDPLKYTPCKSQIDNIDEEGLEILSKYGFEGAHRKYLLMAETFYNTGYYIKTNENEIAETKVIQYNTETSVYENTVFNIKKNSKLTVVRVFKTKSDIFRTTALKGRLEENSELTIINVNILNDENISIDNAMFDIGKNAKIKVFDLNIGGKLAVPHYIFRLSEKNGQAEMKPYFLGNNETIIDMLYLMKFYAPDTIGKIYGKGALKDKSKVIFRGFLDLKKGAKEATADESEYTLLLSPKAKAEAIPSLLVDENEVNAAHAASVGTIEEDKLYYLMTRGFSKDEAKKLISFGIFEPVIEEIEKYHPSTAEVITNVIKSKI; via the coding sequence ATGAAAACAATATTTGAAAAACCAATAAATATGGTACACAAAAATTTTAAAGGTATAGAACCTGAACCAAAACAAATAAAATCTGAAAATGATTATAATGAAACTGAACTACAAATGGCAATAGAATATACTGAAAATGAAGATATGAAAAAGTATAGAAAAATAAAATTTGAAGCATATAAAAAATGGGACTTTCCAATATGGAAAAGAGCAAGGTTAAAAGGTTATGATCCTTTAAAATACACACCATGTAAGTCTCAAATTGATAATATAGATGAAGAAGGCCTTGAAATTTTAAGTAAGTATGGATTTGAAGGAGCACATAGAAAATATCTTTTAATGGCTGAAACATTTTATAATACTGGTTATTATATTAAAACTAATGAAAATGAAATAGCTGAAACAAAAGTAATACAATACAATACAGAAACATCTGTTTATGAAAATACAGTATTTAATATAAAAAAGAATTCAAAACTTACAGTAGTTAGGGTTTTTAAAACAAAAAGTGATATCTTTAGAACAACAGCTTTAAAAGGTAGACTTGAAGAAAATTCAGAATTGACAATAATAAATGTAAATATCTTAAATGATGAAAATATAAGTATTGATAATGCAATGTTTGATATCGGAAAAAATGCAAAGATAAAAGTTTTTGATTTGAATATTGGCGGAAAATTAGCTGTTCCTCATTATATATTTAGATTATCTGAAAAAAATGGTCAAGCTGAAATGAAGCCTTATTTTCTAGGAAATAATGAAACAATAATAGATATGCTTTACTTGATGAAATTTTATGCACCAGATACTATTGGTAAAATATATGGAAAAGGTGCACTAAAAGATAAATCAAAGGTTATTTTTAGAGGTTTTTTAGATTTAAAAAAAGGAGCAAAAGAAGCAACTGCAGATGAATCAGAATATACTCTTTTACTTTCACCAAAAGCAAAAGCAGAAGCAATACCAAGTCTTTTAGTAGATGAAAATGAAGTAAATGCTGCTCATGCTGCAAGTGTTGGAACAATCGAAGAAGATAAATTATATTATTTAATGACGCGTGGTTTTTCAAAAGATGAAGCAAAAAAATTAATATCTTTTGGTATATTTGAACCAGTAATAGAAGAAATAGAAAAGTATCATCCTTCAACGGCAGAGGTGATTACAAATGTTATTAAAAGTAAGATCTGA
- a CDS encoding SUMF1/EgtB/PvdO family nonheme iron enzyme, with translation MKRMRKIILIMIITLIIFQMNGCSAEKEEIKQPKKPPYVKIEGIKSKEQKIDYIYNIKRYEVTFEEYDKYCEETGAEKPKDEGWGRGKRPVINVSWYDAIKYCNWKSEKEGLPKAYDEEGNLLDNYGKETTDPLKAKGYRLPTEAEWEYAARGGKESKGYEYSGSNDIDEVAWYWNNTKETQEVGTKKPNELGIYDMSGNVWEWCTDWYEKDEKVIKGGSWNDEKEILSIDYKNEYEPDIKRSFLGFRVVKVNYYKPKIEEIGDKEINEGKKLEFEVKGTDEDGDELKYEAKGMLEGAKFKGNKFEWRPTYEQSGNYKVIFKVTDGITDVYKKVNIIVKNKNRKPKIKEIGDKEINEGDKIEIEIKGTDEDGDELKYEAKGMPEGAKFKGNKFEWRPTYEQSGKYEVTFKVTDGVIDVYKKVNIIVKNKNTKPKIKEIGDKEINEGDKIEIEIKGTDEDGDELKYEAKGMPEGAKFKGNKFEWKPTYEQSGKYEVTFKVTDGVTDVYKKVNIMVKDKMTYIKKGTFKMGSNNGYSDEKPSHKVELTYKFLIGNYEVTFEEYDKYCEETGVKKPNDEGWGRGKRPVINVIWYDAIKYCNWKSKKEGLPVAYDSNGNLLDENGNKTTDLSKVAGYRLPTEAEWEYAARGGMQSKGNKYAGSNTVGDVAWHSNNSLGKTHEAGTKKSNELGIYDMSGNVWEWCNDWYDENYYTNSPQTNPYNSVESGYKVIRGGSWHTKSKDTKVSSRNKIIKNYKYNDVGFRIVKTGIVISLISPRNYEIVNEDKIKLKWNVVNDDRRKFMYDVYFGTEKENLLKVSEDQKENSYNLGERKEKGIYYWKVKIKSNKGETFETQIYHFYVGGGILKWKYETGNNVYSSPTIGRDGTIYVGSEDGNVYAIKQNGTLKWKYEIKGWFSFKKGVNSSPAIGADGTVYVGSEDGNVYAIKQDGILKWKYKTGGRVNSSPAIGRDGTIYVGSEDGNVYAIKQDGTLKWKYEIKGWFSFKKGVNSSPAIGADGTVYVGSEDGNVYAIKQDGTLKWSYETKGRVNSSPAIGRDRTIYVGSEDGNVYAIKQDGTLKWSYETKGRVNSSPAIGRDRTIYVGSEDGNVYAIKQDGTLKWSYETKGRVNSSPAIGRDRTIYVGSEDGNVYAIKQDGTLKWSYETKGRVNSSSAIGRDGTIYVGSEDGNVYAIKQDGTLKWLYETKGSINSSLTIGEDGMIYVGSADNKVYAITSESKGVAESAWPIFRQNLKHTGRKK, from the coding sequence ATGAAAAGAATGAGGAAGATAATATTAATAATGATAATAACATTAATAATATTTCAAATGAATGGCTGTTCAGCAGAAAAAGAAGAAATAAAGCAGCCAAAAAAGCCTCCTTATGTAAAAATAGAAGGAATAAAAAGTAAAGAGCAAAAGATAGATTATATTTATAATATAAAAAGATATGAAGTAACGTTTGAAGAATATGATAAATACTGTGAAGAAACAGGAGCAGAAAAACCAAAAGATGAAGGATGGGGAAGAGGGAAAAGACCAGTAATAAACGTAAGCTGGTATGATGCGATAAAGTACTGTAATTGGAAGAGTGAAAAAGAAGGGTTGCCAAAAGCATACGATGAAGAAGGAAACTTATTAGATAATTATGGAAAGGAAACAACAGACCCATTAAAAGCAAAAGGATACAGACTACCAACAGAAGCAGAATGGGAATATGCAGCGCGAGGAGGAAAGGAAAGCAAAGGATATGAATACTCAGGATCAAATGATATAGACGAAGTGGCATGGTATTGGAATAATACAAAAGAAACGCAAGAAGTAGGAACAAAAAAGCCAAATGAATTAGGAATATACGACATGAGCGGAAACGTGTGGGAATGGTGTACAGATTGGTATGAAAAAGATGAAAAAGTAATAAAAGGTGGAAGTTGGAATGATGAAAAAGAAATATTGAGTATAGATTATAAAAATGAATATGAACCAGATATAAAGAGAAGTTTTTTAGGATTTAGAGTAGTAAAAGTAAATTATTATAAACCAAAAATAGAAGAAATAGGAGACAAAGAAATAAACGAAGGAAAAAAGTTAGAATTTGAAGTAAAAGGAACAGACGAAGATGGAGATGAATTAAAATATGAAGCAAAAGGAATGCTGGAAGGAGCAAAATTTAAAGGAAATAAATTTGAATGGAGACCAACATATGAACAAAGTGGAAACTACAAAGTAATCTTTAAAGTGACAGATGGAATAACAGATGTATATAAGAAAGTAAATATAATAGTAAAAAACAAAAATAGAAAACCAAAAATAAAAGAAATAGGAGACAAAGAAATAAACGAAGGAGACAAAATAGAAATAGAAATAAAAGGAACGGACGAAGATGGAGATGAATTAAAATATGAAGCAAAAGGGATGCCGGAAGGAGCAAAATTTAAAGGAAATAAATTTGAATGGAGACCAACATATGAACAAAGTGGAAAATACGAAGTAACCTTTAAAGTGACAGATGGAGTAATAGATGTATATAAGAAAGTAAATATAATAGTAAAAAACAAAAACACAAAACCAAAAATAAAAGAAATAGGAGACAAAGAAATAAACGAAGGAGACAAAATAGAAATAGAAATAAAAGGAACGGACGAAGATGGAGATGAATTAAAATATGAAGCAAAAGGGATGCCAGAAGGAGCAAAATTTAAAGGAAATAAATTTGAATGGAAACCAACATATGAACAAAGTGGAAAATACGAAGTAACCTTTAAAGTGACAGATGGAGTAACAGATGTATATAAGAAAGTAAATATAATGGTAAAAGATAAAATGACATACATAAAAAAAGGAACTTTTAAAATGGGAAGTAATAATGGATATAGTGATGAAAAACCATCACACAAAGTAGAATTGACGTATAAATTTTTAATTGGAAACTACGAAGTGACGTTTGAAGAATATGATAAATACTGTGAAGAAACTGGAGTAAAAAAACCAAATGATGAAGGATGGGGAAGAGGAAAAAGACCTGTAATAAATGTAATTTGGTATGATGCAATAAAGTACTGTAATTGGAAGAGTAAAAAAGAAGGATTACCAGTAGCATATGACAGTAATGGAAATTTATTGGATGAAAATGGAAACAAAACAACAGACTTATCAAAAGTAGCAGGATATAGACTACCAACAGAAGCAGAATGGGAGTATGCAGCACGAGGAGGAATGCAAAGCAAAGGAAATAAATATGCAGGAAGTAATACAGTAGGAGATGTAGCATGGCATTCAAATAATTCATTGGGTAAAACACATGAAGCAGGAACAAAAAAATCAAATGAATTAGGAATATACGACATGAGTGGGAATGTATGGGAATGGTGTAATGATTGGTATGATGAAAATTATTATACAAACTCACCACAAACAAACCCATACAACAGTGTAGAAAGTGGATATAAAGTAATAAGAGGAGGAAGTTGGCATACAAAATCAAAAGATACAAAAGTTTCAAGTAGAAATAAAATCATAAAAAATTATAAGTATAATGATGTAGGATTTAGAATAGTAAAAACAGGAATAGTAATTTCTTTAATAAGTCCAAGGAATTATGAGATAGTAAATGAAGATAAAATAAAACTAAAATGGAATGTAGTAAATGACGATAGAAGAAAATTCATGTATGATGTATACTTTGGAACAGAAAAAGAAAACTTATTAAAAGTATCAGAAGATCAAAAAGAAAACAGCTATAATTTAGGAGAACGGAAAGAAAAAGGGATATATTATTGGAAAGTAAAGATAAAATCAAATAAAGGTGAAACATTTGAAACGCAAATATACCATTTTTATGTAGGTGGAGGAATACTCAAGTGGAAGTATGAAACAGGGAATAATGTATATTCCAGTCCAACAATAGGGAGAGATGGAACGATATACGTAGGGAGTGAAGATGGAAACGTATATGCAATAAAACAAAATGGAACATTAAAATGGAAGTATGAAATAAAAGGCTGGTTTTCATTTAAAAAAGGCGTAAACTCCAGTCCAGCAATAGGAGCGGACGGAACGGTATACGTAGGAAGTGAAGATGGAAACGTATATGCAATAAAACAAGATGGAATATTAAAATGGAAGTATAAAACTGGAGGTAGAGTAAACTCCAGTCCAGCAATAGGGAGAGATGGAACGATATACGTAGGGAGTGAAGATGGAAACGTATATGCGATAAAACAAGATGGAACATTAAAATGGAAGTATGAAATAAAAGGCTGGTTTTCATTTAAAAAAGGCGTAAACTCCAGTCCAGCAATAGGAGCGGACGGAACGGTATACGTAGGAAGTGAAGATGGAAACGTATATGCAATAAAACAAGATGGAACATTGAAGTGGTCATATGAAACAAAAGGTAGAGTAAACTCCAGTCCAGCAATAGGGAGAGATAGAACGATATACGTAGGAAGTGAAGATGGAAACGTATATGCAATAAAACAAGATGGAACATTGAAGTGGTCATATGAAACAAAAGGTAGAGTAAACTCCAGTCCAGCAATAGGGAGAGATAGAACGATATACGTAGGAAGTGAAGATGGAAACGTATATGCAATAAAACAAGATGGAACATTGAAGTGGTCATATGAAACAAAAGGTAGAGTAAACTCCAGTCCAGCAATAGGGAGAGATAGAACGATATACGTAGGAAGTGAAGATGGAAACGTATATGCAATAAAACAAGATGGAACATTGAAGTGGTCATATGAAACAAAAGGTAGAGTAAACTCCAGTTCGGCAATAGGGAGAGATGGAACGATATACGTAGGAAGTGAAGATGGAAACGTATATGCAATAAAACAAGATGGAACATTAAAGTGGTTATATGAAACAAAAGGTAGTATAAACTCCAGTCTAACAATAGGAGAGGACGGAATGATATATGTGGGGAGTGCCGATAACAAAGTATACGCGATAACCTCAGAGAGTAAAGGAGTTGCAGAATCTGCATGGCCAATTTTTAGACAAAACCTAAAACACACAGGAAGAAAAAAATGA
- a CDS encoding type I phosphomannose isomerase catalytic subunit → MINEVLITKPILSEKVWGNNELNNLFNYNSETPLGEIWLYSPYKKNESILSGLNSKEVYGKASEIFPNFKLLIKLIYTSKWLSVQLHPNDTMAKKLENEENGKTEAWFFLKDNGRLKISNENKKIIDSLKNNDWNLKEYEMNKNDIAFIPAGTIHTLGPNSMILEVQQSSNITYRLYDWGRKREIHIDKAIKVLENVESNYSISRKSNGFESKYFNFNIIENVEKEGFGVYVSLKDFTTLVLPENIKHKFTGQWFEVKK, encoded by the coding sequence TTGATAAATGAGGTATTAATAACTAAACCTATACTTTCTGAAAAAGTCTGGGGAAATAATGAATTAAATAATCTATTTAATTACAACTCCGAAACTCCACTTGGTGAAATCTGGCTTTATTCACCTTATAAAAAAAATGAAAGTATTTTAAGTGGGTTAAATTCAAAAGAAGTTTATGGTAAGGCTAGTGAAATATTTCCAAACTTTAAATTATTAATAAAATTAATATATACATCAAAATGGTTGTCTGTACAATTGCATCCAAATGATACTATGGCAAAAAAATTGGAAAATGAAGAAAATGGAAAAACAGAAGCTTGGTTTTTTTTAAAAGACAATGGAAGATTAAAGATTTCTAATGAAAACAAAAAAATAATTGATAGTTTAAAAAATAATGATTGGAATTTAAAAGAGTATGAAATGAATAAAAATGATATTGCTTTTATTCCCGCTGGAACAATTCATACACTCGGGCCAAATAGTATGATTCTTGAAGTTCAACAGAGCTCTAACATTACTTATAGATTGTACGATTGGGGAAGAAAAAGAGAAATACATATTGATAAAGCAATAAAAGTTTTAGAAAATGTTGAAAGCAATTATTCAATTTCAAGAAAGTCAAATGGTTTTGAAAGTAAATACTTTAATTTTAATATAATTGAAAATGTTGAAAAAGAAGGTTTTGGAGTATATGTTAGTTTAAAAGATTTCACAACACTTGTTTTACCTGAGAATATTAAACATAAATTCACAGGTCAATGGTTTGAAGTAAAAAAATAA
- the rpoD gene encoding RNA polymerase sigma factor RpoD: MGKKIDEKKIMSELQQINLEQLEESDGEMVIKVHKKNKKIKDINKIIKSLKTKAKKNKNILTYSDIDETIPANFADEISSEFIEKIYFELEKSGISIVEDINVPEDEEIENTEEDEELKILENVELKMYDNISLGDPIKIYLKEISKVNLLSTARERQLARRAQKGDKHARDELIKANLRLVISIAKRYTGRGLSFLDLIQEGNIGLIKAVKKFDWRKGFKFSTYATWWIRQAITRAIADQARTIRIPVHMVETINRMNKLIREYLQKNGEYPSNEELSVLMDKSVEKINEILISAKDIISLNSPISSGNGDDDESETGDFVGSEDLTPEEVAQQMILKEKLEEILDTLHPKEALVLKMRYGFLDGKQKTLEEVGQFFNVTRERIRQIETKALRKLRHPSRSSQLKDIVDG, translated from the coding sequence ATGGGGAAAAAAATCGATGAAAAGAAAATAATGAGTGAACTTCAACAAATTAATCTCGAACAATTGGAAGAATCAGATGGAGAAATGGTCATTAAAGTTCATAAAAAAAACAAAAAAATTAAAGATATAAATAAAATAATAAAGTCTTTAAAAACAAAAGCAAAAAAAAATAAAAATATTTTAACTTATTCCGACATAGATGAAACAATTCCAGCAAATTTTGCTGATGAAATTAGTAGTGAATTTATTGAAAAAATATACTTTGAATTAGAAAAAAGCGGTATATCCATTGTAGAAGATATAAATGTTCCTGAAGACGAAGAAATTGAAAATACTGAAGAAGATGAAGAATTAAAAATTTTAGAAAATGTTGAATTAAAAATGTATGATAATATCTCTCTGGGAGATCCTATAAAAATTTATTTAAAGGAAATAAGTAAGGTTAATCTACTTTCAACAGCACGCGAAAGGCAGCTTGCAAGAAGAGCACAAAAAGGTGATAAACACGCAAGAGATGAATTAATAAAGGCAAACTTAAGGCTTGTTATAAGTATAGCAAAAAGATATACTGGACGTGGCTTATCTTTTTTAGATTTAATTCAAGAAGGAAATATTGGTTTAATAAAAGCAGTTAAAAAATTTGACTGGAGAAAAGGGTTCAAGTTTTCTACTTATGCAACTTGGTGGATAAGGCAAGCAATAACAAGAGCAATTGCCGACCAAGCAAGAACTATAAGAATACCTGTTCACATGGTTGAAACTATAAATAGAATGAATAAATTAATAAGAGAATATCTTCAAAAAAATGGTGAATATCCAAGTAATGAAGAACTAAGTGTTTTAATGGATAAAAGTGTAGAAAAAATAAATGAAATTTTAATAAGTGCAAAAGATATAATATCTTTAAATTCCCCTATTTCAAGTGGAAATGGCGATGATGATGAATCAGAAACTGGAGATTTTGTTGGCTCTGAAGATTTAACCCCTGAAGAGGTTGCACAACAAATGATATTAAAAGAAAAATTAGAAGAAATATTGGATACACTTCATCCTAAAGAAGCTTTAGTATTAAAGATGAGATATGGATTTTTAGACGGAAAACAAAAAACTCTTGAAGAAGTTGGACAATTTTTTAATGTAACTCGAGAAAGAATAAGACAAATTGAAACTAAAGCTTTAAGAAAGTTAAGACATCCAAGTAGAAGTTCTCAATTAAAAGATATTGTTGATGGATAA
- a CDS encoding IS256 family transposase: MGNVLQEIIKEMVRKGEIRTIKDIKELTKSLTGNLIQEVLEAELEDELGYGKYDREKKNTENSRNGYRKKNLKSSSGMIELMVPRDRKGEYEPKIVPKYSNDISEIEEKIISLYARGMTTRDISDQIMDLYGFEVSAELVSKITNKLMPLIKDWQERPLHEIYTFVFLDAIYFNVREDGRIVKKAAYVIIGVDIDGIKDVLGIYVGEVESAKFWMGVLNNLKNRGVKDILVASIDGLSGFEQAINATFPQTMIQRCIIHQIRNTLKYVPHKDRKEFAKDLKTIYTALDEKTGYDNLTNVINKWGDKYYASLRSWEKNWHLLSTFFQFSDGVRKIMYTTNIIESLNRQFRKATKTKSIFPNDDAVLKSLYLTTKNVTKKWTARFHNWNAVISELAILFEERLKDYL; encoded by the coding sequence ATGGGAAATGTACTACAGGAAATAATAAAGGAAATGGTAAGAAAAGGAGAAATCCGAACAATAAAGGATATAAAGGAATTAACAAAATCACTGACAGGAAATCTGATCCAGGAAGTACTGGAAGCGGAACTCGAAGACGAGCTGGGCTATGGAAAGTATGACAGAGAAAAGAAAAATACAGAAAATTCAAGAAATGGCTACAGGAAGAAGAATTTAAAGAGTAGTAGCGGTATGATAGAATTAATGGTACCTCGAGACAGAAAGGGAGAATATGAACCCAAAATAGTTCCAAAGTATTCGAATGATATTTCAGAGATAGAGGAAAAAATAATAAGTTTGTACGCAAGAGGAATGACCACCAGGGATATATCTGATCAGATAATGGATTTGTACGGATTTGAAGTATCAGCTGAACTGGTGAGCAAAATAACAAATAAGCTTATGCCATTAATAAAAGACTGGCAAGAAAGGCCATTACACGAAATATACACCTTCGTTTTCTTGGATGCAATATACTTCAACGTTAGAGAGGACGGAAGGATAGTAAAGAAGGCTGCTTATGTAATAATAGGTGTTGACATAGATGGAATTAAAGATGTGCTCGGGATATATGTTGGTGAAGTAGAAAGTGCCAAGTTTTGGATGGGAGTACTTAACAACCTCAAAAACAGAGGAGTTAAGGACATACTTGTAGCTTCAATAGATGGTCTTTCTGGATTCGAGCAGGCTATAAATGCAACCTTCCCGCAAACTATGATACAAAGGTGCATAATCCACCAGATTAGAAACACCCTGAAATATGTTCCTCACAAGGACAGGAAAGAGTTCGCAAAGGACTTAAAGACAATCTATACAGCACTGGATGAAAAGACAGGCTATGATAATCTAACCAATGTAATAAACAAATGGGGAGACAAGTATTACGCTTCATTGAGGAGCTGGGAGAAAAATTGGCACCTATTATCCACCTTCTTTCAGTTCTCAGACGGGGTAAGGAAGATTATGTACACCACGAACATCATAGAGTCACTTAACAGGCAATTCAGGAAGGCTACCAAGACCAAATCAATATTCCCTAATGACGATGCTGTCCTTAAAAGTTTATACCTTACTACCAAAAACGTGACAAAAAAATGGACAGCACGGTTTCACAACTGGAACGCTGTTATTTCCGAACTGGCCATCCTTTTCGAGGAACGTCTTAAAGACTACCTCTGA
- a CDS encoding mannose-1-phosphate guanylyltransferase, with amino-acid sequence MVKIKAIILAGGSGERFWPLSNSKTPKQFLKIFSNKSLIRETYERLVLKLDPKDIFVITAEKHFDLTKKELPELPEENIILEPIPRNTAPACTLATLVADKNEVVFILPADHYIPDVENFWKTIFKAVNAAKEYDGLFTLGIKPTRPETGYGYIESKNEVEENIFKVKAFREKPNVETAIDFIKKGNFYWNSGMFIWKKDVFFEEMEKYNSNIIKKLKDVDPRNIEKLRKIMPEVEKISIDYALMEKSKKVYTIKSNFSWSDVGNWLSVRELKGYSDENENVKVVEGKNIYVSSKKFVGVIGLSNIVVVETDNGILVANEEKVQKVREIVSELKEKGKF; translated from the coding sequence GTGGTAAAAATAAAAGCAATAATTCTTGCAGGAGGATCAGGTGAAAGATTTTGGCCTCTATCTAATTCAAAAACACCAAAACAATTTTTAAAAATTTTTTCAAACAAATCATTAATTAGAGAAACATATGAAAGATTAGTATTAAAACTCGATCCAAAAGATATTTTTGTAATTACTGCTGAAAAACATTTTGATTTAACAAAAAAAGAACTACCAGAACTTCCTGAAGAAAATATAATTTTAGAACCAATTCCAAGAAATACAGCACCTGCATGTACATTAGCAACACTTGTAGCAGATAAAAATGAAGTGGTATTTATTTTACCAGCTGACCATTATATTCCAGATGTAGAAAATTTCTGGAAAACAATTTTTAAAGCAGTAAATGCAGCAAAAGAATACGATGGATTATTTACACTTGGAATAAAACCAACGAGACCAGAAACAGGATATGGATATATTGAATCAAAAAATGAAGTTGAAGAAAATATCTTTAAAGTAAAAGCCTTTAGAGAAAAACCAAACGTTGAAACTGCAATTGATTTTATAAAAAAAGGAAACTTTTATTGGAATAGTGGTATGTTCATATGGAAAAAAGATGTGTTTTTTGAAGAAATGGAAAAGTATAATTCAAACATAATAAAAAAATTAAAAGATGTAGATCCAAGAAATATTGAAAAATTGAGAAAAATAATGCCAGAAGTTGAAAAAATTTCAATAGACTATGCTCTAATGGAAAAATCAAAAAAAGTTTATACTATAAAATCAAATTTTTCATGGTCAGATGTTGGAAACTGGCTTTCAGTTCGTGAATTAAAAGGCTATTCAGATGAAAATGAAAACGTAAAAGTTGTAGAAGGAAAAAACATTTATGTTAGTTCAAAAAAGTTTGTTGGTGTAATTGGACTTTCAAATATAGTAGTCGTTGAAACAGACAATGGTATACTCGTTGCAAATGAAGAAAAGGTGCAAAAAGTTAGAGAAATTGTTTCAGAATTAAAAGAAAAAGGAAAATTTTAA
- a CDS encoding SufS family cysteine desulfurase, producing the protein MLLKVRSDFDSLSKKVNGKDLIYFDSAATTLKPNRVVEAIEDYYKNHNSNVHRSPHTLAGEATTMYEDARDAVANFINAKREEVIFTKGTTESLNSLAYSLSKDLNGEVLISTLEHHANFVPWQQLFDNVIYYDAENGVFNEEKYLKLVNKNTSLISITGQSNVTGQEINIKNLVLKIRKINKDVIIVLDGAQLIPHSKIDVKELDIDFLAFSGHKMLGPMGIGVLYGKKYILEKMKPFLYGGEMIDQVSIEKTTFNVLPYKFEAGTPNVGGAIGLAEAIKYLESLNVNEVYSHIKELTSYAIKKLSELDFLDVYGTKDTNHNSLISFNVKNVHPHDVANLLNDLYGIAIRSGHHCAQPLMKNLNVHSTCRASFYIYNTLEEIDVLIEGLKKVNKILG; encoded by the coding sequence ATGTTATTAAAAGTAAGATCTGATTTTGATTCTTTATCAAAAAAAGTAAATGGAAAAGATTTAATATACTTTGATAGTGCAGCAACGACTCTAAAACCAAATAGAGTCGTTGAGGCAATTGAAGATTATTATAAAAATCACAATTCTAATGTTCATAGATCTCCACATACACTTGCAGGAGAAGCTACAACTATGTATGAAGATGCAAGAGATGCAGTTGCAAACTTTATAAATGCAAAAAGAGAAGAAGTAATATTTACAAAAGGAACAACAGAATCCTTAAATTCTCTTGCTTATTCTCTTTCTAAAGATTTAAATGGAGAAGTATTAATAAGCACATTAGAACATCATGCAAACTTTGTTCCTTGGCAGCAATTATTTGATAATGTTATATATTATGATGCTGAGAATGGAGTTTTTAATGAAGAAAAATATTTAAAATTAGTAAATAAAAATACTTCATTAATTTCTATAACGGGTCAATCAAATGTTACTGGACAAGAAATAAATATAAAAAATTTAGTACTTAAAATAAGAAAAATAAACAAAGATGTTATAATTGTATTAGATGGAGCTCAACTAATTCCACATTCAAAAATAGATGTAAAAGAACTCGATATTGACTTTTTAGCCTTTTCAGGACATAAAATGTTAGGTCCAATGGGAATAGGAGTTTTGTATGGTAAAAAATATATTTTAGAAAAAATGAAGCCTTTTTTATATGGTGGAGAAATGATAGATCAGGTTTCAATAGAAAAAACAACCTTTAATGTTTTACCTTATAAGTTTGAAGCAGGAACGCCAAATGTTGGTGGAGCAATAGGGTTAGCAGAAGCAATAAAATATTTAGAAAGTTTAAATGTGAATGAAGTATATAGTCATATAAAAGAGTTAACATCTTATGCAATAAAAAAATTATCTGAACTTGATTTTTTAGATGTTTATGGAACAAAAGATACAAATCATAACTCATTGATATCTTTTAATGTGAAAAATGTACACCCACATGATGTTGCAAACTTGTTGAATGATCTTTATGGAATAGCAATAAGAAGTGGACACCATTGTGCACAACCGTTAATGAAAAATTTAAACGTACATTCTACTTGTAGAGCAAGTTTTTATATATACAATACATTGGAAGAAATAGATGTTTTGATAGAGGGCTTGAAAAAAGTAAATAAAATTTTGGGGTGA